From a region of the Theobroma cacao cultivar B97-61/B2 chromosome 8, Criollo_cocoa_genome_V2, whole genome shotgun sequence genome:
- the LOC18591242 gene encoding patatin-like protein 2 isoform X2 has translation MGSIPQANVLATESPKSFLQAPIYGDLITVLSIDGGGIRGIIPGTILAFLEAELQKLDGEEVRLADYFDVISGTSTGGIVTAMLTTPNQNEGNRPLFAAKDINKFYLEHCPKIFPQDCSPFAPAANLVKSFTGPKYDGRYLQNIVREKLGGTRLHQTLTNVVIPTFDIKQLQPKVFSSLEVKNNPSINALLSDICIGTSAAPTYLPAHQFETKDSTGNVKEFHLIDGGVAANNPTLVPMNEVTKEITRKNSDFFPIEANDFSHFLVLSLGTGSQKCEEKYPAHMAAKWGLLGWLTSEHSTPLMDVFMQASSDMVDFHIATVFQALQSEDRYLRIQDDTLCGTISSVDIATKENLENLVQVGEELLKKPVSRVNLDNGKFEPIKNQDTNEDALIRLAKVLSQEKRLRDMKSPAGNLAAKKN, from the exons ATGGGGAGTATCCCACAAGCCAATGTTCTTGCTACGGAAAGTCCAAAATCATTCCTACAAGCCCCTATCTATGGGGACTTAATCACTGTTCTTAGTATTGATGGTGGTGGAATTAGGGGGATTATCCCCGGAACTATTCTTGCCTTTTTAGAGGCTGAGCTTCAG AAGCTGGATGGTGAGGAGGTGAGACTGGCAGATTACTTTGATGTCATTAGTGGGACTAGCACTGGTGGGATCGTGACTGCCATGCTAACCACCCCAAATCAGAATGAGGGCAATCGTCCTCTTTTTGCTGCCAAAGATATCAATAAATTCTACCTTGAACACTGCCCTAAAATCTTCCCCCAAGATTG TTCACCATTTGCACCTGCTGCAAATTTGGTTAAATCCTTTACCGGACCAAAGTATGATGGTAGATATCTGCAAAATATTGTGAGAGAAAAGTTGGGAGGAACCCGATTGCACCAGACGTTGACAAATGTTGTGATCCCAACGTTTGACATCAAACAACTCCAGCCAAAAGTCTTCTCCTCCTTGGAG GTAAAGAACAACCCCAGCATAAATGCTTTGCTCTCCGATATATGCATTGGAACTTCTGCAGCGCCAACTTATCTTCCTGCCCATCAGTTCGAAACTAAAGATTCCACAGGCAACGTTAAGGAATTCCATCTTATCGATGGTGGAGTTGCTGCTAACAATCcg ACTTTGGTACCTATGAACGAAGTGACGAAAGAAATCACTCGCAAGAACTCTGATTTCTTTCCCATAGAGGCAAACGACTTCTCTCATTTCCTGGTTTTGTCCTTGGGCACTGGTTCCCAAAAATGTGAAGAGAAGTACCCTGCTCATATGGCAGCAAAATGGGGTCTCCTGGGATGGTTGACCAGTGAACACTCCACTCCATTGATGGATGTGTTCATGCAAGCTAGCAGTGATATGGTCGACTTTCACATTGCTACCGTTTTCCAAGCACTTCAATCTGAAGACAGATATCTCCGAATTCAG GATGATACACTATGCGGGACAATCTCATCTGTGGACATTGCTACAAAAGAAAACTTGGAGAACCTTGTACAAGTTGGGGAAGAATTGCTGAAAAAACCAGTTTCTAGGGTGAATTTGGACAATGGTAAATTTGAACCTATAAAAAATCAAGATACAAATGAAGACGCTCTCATCAG ACTAGCTAAAGTGCTATCTCAGGAGAAGCGACTTCGTGACATGAAATCACCAGCTGGAAACCTTGCCGCAAAGAAGAACTGA
- the LOC18591244 gene encoding patatin-like protein 2 — protein sequence MEGAKDRLQPPTYGDLITILSIDGGGIRGIIPGTILAVLESELQKLDGEDARLADYFDVIAGTSTGGLVTGMLTCPNEKNRPLFAAKDIKDFYLNYCPKIFPQPGCPLFAQTSKVIKALSGPKYDGKFLHSLVKEKLGDTRLHQTLTNVVIPTFDIHHLQPTIFSSYQVKTKPTLDALLSDICIGTSAAPTYLPAHYFKTEDQKGNVREYNLIDGGVAANNPTLVAMGEVSKEIIKGNADFFPIKPMDYGRFLVISLGTGSRKAEEKFSAQEAAKWGLLGWLTSGGSTPLVDVFTQASGDMVDLHLSVVFEALHSDKYLRIQDDTLSGVVSSVDVATKENLNELVKVGQALLKKQVSRVNLETGIFEPFSEETNEEALKRFATLLSQERQRRHSRSPQGKDGVHQNGAKN from the exons ATGGAAGGAGCAAAGGATCGTCTGCAACCTCCAACTTATGGAGACTTGATCACCATTCTCAGCATTGACGGGGGTGGAATAAGAGGGATTATCCCTGGAACCATCCTTGCTGTCCTAGAATCCGAACTTCAG AAACTGGATGGTGAGGATGCAAGACTCGCAGACTACTTTGATGTGATTGCTGGGACTAGCACAGGCGGCCTGGTGACAGGCATGCTAACTTGTCCAAATGAAAAGAATCGACCTCTATTTGCTGCCAAAGATATAAAGGACTTTTACCTAAATTACTGTCCTAAAATCTTCCCCCAACCAGG ATGTCCATTATTTGCTCAAACATCAAAGGTTATCAAAGCTCTATCTGGACCAAAATATGATGGGAAGTTTCTGCATAGTCttgttaaagaaaaactaGGAGACACGAGATTGCATCAGACATTAACAAATGTTGTTATCCCAACATTTGACATTCATCATCTCCAGCCAACCATCTTTTCTAGCTATCAG GTGAAGACAAAACCTACTTTAGATGCCTTGCTCTCAGACATATGCATTGGAACCTCAGCTGCACCAACATATCTCCCCGCCCATTACTTCAAAACCGAAGACCAGAAAGGGAACGTGAGAGAATATAATCTCATAGATGGTGGTGTGGCTGCAAATAACCCG ACTTTAGTCGCTATGGGCGAAGTGTCCAAGGAAATCATTAAGGGAAACGCTGATTTCTTTCCAATCAAGCCCATGGACTATGGAAGATTTCTGGTTATCTCCTTGGGGACTGGTTCTCGAAAAGCCGAAGAGAAATTCAGTGCACAAGAGGCAGCCAAATGGGGTCTGTTAGGTTGGTTAACCAGCGGTGGTTCCACCCCGTTAGTTGATGTATTCACCCAGGCAAGTGGAGACATGGTCGACCTCCACCTTTCTGTCGTATTCGAAGCCCTCCACTCTGATAAATACCTCCGTATTCAG GATGACACATTAAGTGGGGTTGTATCTTCCGTTGACGTAGCCACGAAGGAGAATTTGAATGAACTCGTGAAAGTAGGTCAAGCACTGCTAAAGAAGCAAGTTTCCAGAGTTAACTTGGAAACCGGCATCTTCGAGCCTTTCTCTGAAGAGACTAATGAAGAAGCTCTTAAAAG GTTTGCGACACTGCTTTCCCAAGAGAGGCAACGTCGCCATTCTAGGTCACCCCAGGGAAAGGATGGAGTGCATCAAAATGGGGCTAAGAATTAG
- the LOC18591243 gene encoding patatin-like protein 2: protein MGTIPQANVFPMTSPKSFLQAPTYGNLITVLSIDGGGIRGIIPGTILAFLESQLQKLDDEEARLADYFDVISGTSTGGLVTAMLTTPNPNEGNRPLFAAKDINEFYLEHCPKIFPQDRSPFAPAENLVKSLIGPKYDGRYLHNIVREKLGETRLHQTLTNVVIPTFDIKQLQPKIFSSYEVKYNPCKNALLSDICIGTSAAPTYLPAHHFETKNSNGEVKEFHLIDGGVAANNPTLVAMNEVTKEITRKNSDSFPTKANDFARFLVLSLGTGSQKCEEKYPAPMAAKWGLLEWLTFQHSTPLMDVFMQASSDMVDFHIATVFQALQSEDKYLRIQDDTLRGTVSSVDIATKENLENLVKVGEELLKKPVSRVNLDNGKFEPINNEDTNENALIRLAKVLSQEKRLRDSRSPTGNLTAKKN from the exons ATGGGGACTATCCCACAAGCCAATGTTTTTCCTATGACAAGTCCAAAATCATTCCTACAAGCTCCCACCTATGGGAACTTAATCACTGTTCTTAGTATTGATGGTGGTGGAATTAGGGGGATTATTCCCGGAACTATTCTTGCCTTTTTAGAGTCTCAGCTTCAG AAGCTGGATGATGAGGAGGCGAGACTGGCAGATTACTTTGATGTCATTAGTGGGACTAGTACCGGTGGCCTCGTGACTGCCATGCTAACCACCCCAAATCCGAATGAGGGCAATCGCCCTCTTTTTGCTGCTAAAGATATCAATGAGTTCTACCTTGAACACTGCCCTAAGATCTTTCCCCAAGATCG TTCACCATTTGCACCTGCTGAAAATTTGGTTAAATCCCTTATTGGACCAAAATATGATGGCAGATATCTGCACAATATTGTGAGAGAAAAGTTGGGAGAAACCCGATTGCACCAGACGTTGACAAATGTTGTGATCCCAACATTTGACATCAAACAACTCCAGCCAAAAATCTTCTCCTCCTATGAG GTAAAGTACAACCCCTGCAAAAATGCTTTGCTCTCTGATATATGCATCGGAACTTCTGCAGCGCCAACTTATCTTCCTGCCCATCACTTTGAAACTAAAAATTCCAACGGCGAAGTTAAAGAATTCCATCTTATTGATGGTGGAGTTGCTGCTAACAATCCG ACTTTGGTAGCTATGAACGAAGTGACCAAAGAAATCACTCGCAAGAATTCTGATTCCTTTCCTACAAAGGCAAACGACTTTGCTCGTTTCCTGGTTTTGTCCTTGGGCACTGGTTCCCAAAAATGTGAAGAGAAATACCCTGCTCCTATGGCCGCAAAATGGGGTCTCTTGGAATGGCTGACCTTTCAACACTCCACTCCATTGATGGATGTGTTCATGCAAGCTAGCAGTGACATGGTCGACTTTCACATTGCTACTGTTTTCCAAGCACTTCAATCTGAAGACAAATATCTTCGAATTCAG GATGATACACTACGCGGGACAGTCTCATCTGTGGATATTGCTACAAAAGAAAACTTGGAGAACCTTGTAAAAGTTGGGGAAGAATTGCTGAAAAAACCAGTTTCTAGAGTGAATTTGGACAATGGTAAATTTGAACCTATTAATAATGAAGATACAAACGAAAACGCTCTCATCAG ATTAGCTAAAGTGCTATCTCAGGAGAAGCGGCTTCGTGACTCGAGATCACCAACTGGAAACCTTACCGCAAAGAAGAACTGA
- the LOC18591242 gene encoding patatin-like protein 2 isoform X1, giving the protein MGSIPQANVLATESPKSFLQAPIYGDLITVLSIDGGGIRGIIPGTILAFLEAELQKLDGEEVRLADYFDVISGTSTGGIVTAMLTTPNQNEGNRPLFAAKDINKFYLEHCPKIFPQDCSSPFAPAANLVKSFTGPKYDGRYLQNIVREKLGGTRLHQTLTNVVIPTFDIKQLQPKVFSSLEVKNNPSINALLSDICIGTSAAPTYLPAHQFETKDSTGNVKEFHLIDGGVAANNPTLVPMNEVTKEITRKNSDFFPIEANDFSHFLVLSLGTGSQKCEEKYPAHMAAKWGLLGWLTSEHSTPLMDVFMQASSDMVDFHIATVFQALQSEDRYLRIQDDTLCGTISSVDIATKENLENLVQVGEELLKKPVSRVNLDNGKFEPIKNQDTNEDALIRLAKVLSQEKRLRDMKSPAGNLAAKKN; this is encoded by the exons ATGGGGAGTATCCCACAAGCCAATGTTCTTGCTACGGAAAGTCCAAAATCATTCCTACAAGCCCCTATCTATGGGGACTTAATCACTGTTCTTAGTATTGATGGTGGTGGAATTAGGGGGATTATCCCCGGAACTATTCTTGCCTTTTTAGAGGCTGAGCTTCAG AAGCTGGATGGTGAGGAGGTGAGACTGGCAGATTACTTTGATGTCATTAGTGGGACTAGCACTGGTGGGATCGTGACTGCCATGCTAACCACCCCAAATCAGAATGAGGGCAATCGTCCTCTTTTTGCTGCCAAAGATATCAATAAATTCTACCTTGAACACTGCCCTAAAATCTTCCCCCAAGATTG CAGTTCACCATTTGCACCTGCTGCAAATTTGGTTAAATCCTTTACCGGACCAAAGTATGATGGTAGATATCTGCAAAATATTGTGAGAGAAAAGTTGGGAGGAACCCGATTGCACCAGACGTTGACAAATGTTGTGATCCCAACGTTTGACATCAAACAACTCCAGCCAAAAGTCTTCTCCTCCTTGGAG GTAAAGAACAACCCCAGCATAAATGCTTTGCTCTCCGATATATGCATTGGAACTTCTGCAGCGCCAACTTATCTTCCTGCCCATCAGTTCGAAACTAAAGATTCCACAGGCAACGTTAAGGAATTCCATCTTATCGATGGTGGAGTTGCTGCTAACAATCcg ACTTTGGTACCTATGAACGAAGTGACGAAAGAAATCACTCGCAAGAACTCTGATTTCTTTCCCATAGAGGCAAACGACTTCTCTCATTTCCTGGTTTTGTCCTTGGGCACTGGTTCCCAAAAATGTGAAGAGAAGTACCCTGCTCATATGGCAGCAAAATGGGGTCTCCTGGGATGGTTGACCAGTGAACACTCCACTCCATTGATGGATGTGTTCATGCAAGCTAGCAGTGATATGGTCGACTTTCACATTGCTACCGTTTTCCAAGCACTTCAATCTGAAGACAGATATCTCCGAATTCAG GATGATACACTATGCGGGACAATCTCATCTGTGGACATTGCTACAAAAGAAAACTTGGAGAACCTTGTACAAGTTGGGGAAGAATTGCTGAAAAAACCAGTTTCTAGGGTGAATTTGGACAATGGTAAATTTGAACCTATAAAAAATCAAGATACAAATGAAGACGCTCTCATCAG ACTAGCTAAAGTGCTATCTCAGGAGAAGCGACTTCGTGACATGAAATCACCAGCTGGAAACCTTGCCGCAAAGAAGAACTGA